In one Candidatus Caccoplasma merdavium genomic region, the following are encoded:
- a CDS encoding isoleucine--tRNA ligase yields the protein MDKKFTEYSHFDLSEINKEVLKKWDAEQLFQKSLEIREGAPSFVFYEGPPSANGMPGIHHVMARSIKDIFCRYKTMKGFQVMRKAGWDTHGLPVELGVEKALCITKEDIGKKISVEEYNAACRKDVMKFTKEWEDLTHKMGYWVDMKDPYITYDNRYIETLWWLLQQLYKKGLLYKGYTIQPYSPAAGTGLSSHELNQPGCYRDVKDTTVVAQFKMKNPRPEMAAWGTPYFIAWTTTPWTLPSNTALCVGPKIDYVAVQSYNGYTGEPITVVLAKALLNNHFNPKAANLDLDAYKPGDKLIPYKVVAEYKGTDLVGMEYEQLIPWVKPVDVDKDGNWSASDRAFRVIPGDYVTTDDGTGIVHIAPTFGADDAQVAKAAGIPSLFMINKKGETRPMVDLTGKFYLLDDLDETFVKTCVDVEKYAPYQGAWVKNAYDPRFTVDGKYDEKAAQAAESLDIVICMMMKQNNQAFKIEKHTHNYPHCWRTDKPVLYYPLDSWFIRSTACKERMMELNKTINWKPESTGTGRFGKWLENLNDWNLSRSRYWGTPLPIWRSEDGEEICIGSLEELYGEIEKSIAAGYMKTNPYKEKGFVPGVYTRENYDKIDLHRPYVDDIILVSESGKPMKRESDLIDVWFDSGSMPYAQIHYPFENKELLDSGKVYPADFIAEGVDQTRGWFFTLHAIASMIFDKVAYKTVISNGLVLDKNGNKMSKRLGNAVDPFSAIEKYGSDPLRWYMITNSSPWDNLKFDLDGVEEVRRKFFGTLYNTYSFFALYANVDGFTFAEPEIPVSQRPEIDRWIISLLNSLIKEVDGYYADYEPTRAGRAISDFVNDNLSNWYVRLNRKRFWGGNMDTDKLSAYQTLYTCLETVAALMAPIAPFFADRLYTDLTSATGRAAQSVHLSDFPKADESTIDKALEGRMQDAQDITSMVLALRRKVNIKVRQPLTTLMIPVLDEKQQKDIESIKELVLNEVNVKEMLFADNAAGILVKRVKPDFKKLGPRYGKIMKQLAANVAAMSQEDILKFEKEGNFTFNIDGQQAVIGLDDVEIISEDIPGWLVANEGRLTVALDITVTEDLRREGIARELVNRIQNIRKSSGFDITDKIHVQLTRNEETDPAVEEYKDYIAKQVLAESITLCDALDSAGAELDFETFSIQAAVIKA from the coding sequence ATGGACAAGAAATTTACCGAATATTCTCACTTCGATTTATCGGAGATAAATAAGGAGGTGCTGAAAAAGTGGGACGCCGAACAACTCTTCCAAAAGAGTCTCGAAATACGGGAAGGCGCACCCTCATTTGTTTTCTATGAAGGTCCTCCTTCGGCCAACGGCATGCCCGGCATACACCATGTCATGGCGCGCTCCATCAAGGATATTTTCTGCCGCTACAAAACGATGAAAGGGTTCCAGGTAATGCGCAAAGCCGGCTGGGACACGCACGGCCTGCCCGTAGAATTGGGCGTGGAAAAAGCCTTGTGCATCACCAAAGAAGACATCGGTAAGAAAATCTCGGTCGAAGAGTATAATGCCGCCTGTCGCAAAGATGTGATGAAGTTTACCAAAGAATGGGAAGACCTCACACACAAAATGGGATATTGGGTCGACATGAAAGACCCCTATATCACCTATGACAATCGTTACATCGAAACGTTGTGGTGGCTCTTGCAACAACTTTACAAGAAAGGACTCCTATATAAAGGATACACCATACAGCCCTACTCGCCGGCAGCCGGTACAGGTCTCAGTTCGCATGAGTTGAACCAGCCGGGTTGCTATCGCGACGTAAAAGACACGACGGTGGTGGCTCAATTCAAGATGAAGAATCCGCGCCCCGAAATGGCGGCATGGGGTACCCCCTACTTCATCGCATGGACGACGACACCCTGGACCCTGCCATCGAACACGGCCCTCTGTGTCGGTCCTAAAATCGACTATGTCGCCGTGCAGTCCTACAATGGATATACCGGAGAACCGATTACCGTCGTACTGGCCAAGGCTCTGCTCAACAATCACTTCAATCCCAAAGCGGCCAACCTCGACCTCGATGCCTACAAACCCGGAGACAAACTTATTCCCTATAAAGTCGTAGCCGAATACAAAGGAACCGACCTTGTAGGTATGGAATATGAGCAGTTGATACCTTGGGTAAAACCCGTCGATGTCGATAAAGATGGGAACTGGTCGGCCAGTGACCGCGCATTCCGCGTCATTCCCGGCGACTATGTCACCACCGATGACGGTACGGGAATTGTGCACATCGCGCCCACATTTGGTGCTGATGACGCCCAGGTTGCCAAAGCTGCCGGAATTCCCTCGCTGTTTATGATAAACAAAAAGGGAGAAACCCGCCCGATGGTCGACCTGACCGGCAAATTCTACCTCCTCGATGACTTGGACGAGACATTTGTAAAGACATGCGTCGATGTCGAAAAATACGCACCTTATCAAGGCGCATGGGTCAAAAACGCCTATGACCCCCGATTCACCGTCGATGGGAAATACGATGAGAAAGCCGCCCAAGCCGCGGAGTCGCTCGACATTGTCATCTGCATGATGATGAAGCAAAACAACCAAGCTTTCAAAATCGAGAAACATACCCACAACTATCCCCACTGCTGGCGCACCGACAAACCGGTACTCTATTACCCGCTCGACAGTTGGTTTATCCGCTCGACGGCATGCAAGGAGCGTATGATGGAGCTGAACAAGACCATCAACTGGAAACCCGAATCGACCGGTACGGGACGTTTCGGCAAGTGGCTCGAAAACCTCAACGACTGGAACCTGAGCCGTTCGCGATACTGGGGAACTCCGTTGCCCATCTGGCGCTCGGAAGACGGCGAGGAAATCTGTATCGGTTCTCTCGAAGAATTGTATGGCGAAATCGAGAAATCGATTGCCGCCGGATATATGAAAACCAACCCATATAAGGAAAAAGGTTTCGTGCCGGGAGTATATACGCGGGAGAATTATGACAAAATCGACCTGCACCGCCCTTATGTCGACGACATCATTCTCGTCTCGGAAAGCGGGAAACCCATGAAACGCGAAAGCGACCTTATCGACGTATGGTTCGACTCCGGCTCCATGCCTTATGCCCAGATACATTATCCGTTTGAGAACAAAGAGTTGCTCGACAGTGGCAAGGTATATCCCGCCGATTTCATCGCCGAAGGCGTAGACCAAACCCGTGGCTGGTTCTTCACCCTCCATGCCATTGCTTCGATGATATTCGATAAAGTGGCCTACAAAACAGTCATATCCAACGGTTTGGTTCTCGATAAAAACGGCAACAAGATGTCGAAGCGTCTCGGAAACGCCGTTGACCCCTTCTCGGCCATCGAGAAATACGGCTCCGACCCCTTGCGCTGGTATATGATTACCAACTCATCGCCGTGGGATAACCTCAAATTCGACCTCGACGGCGTAGAAGAAGTTCGCCGCAAGTTCTTCGGCACGCTCTACAACACCTATTCGTTCTTTGCCCTCTATGCCAACGTCGACGGATTTACCTTTGCAGAACCTGAAATACCGGTATCGCAACGTCCCGAAATCGACCGTTGGATTATCTCGCTGCTCAATTCGCTTATCAAAGAGGTCGACGGATACTATGCCGATTATGAACCGACGCGTGCCGGCCGTGCCATATCGGACTTTGTCAATGACAACCTCAGCAACTGGTATGTGCGCCTCAACCGCAAACGTTTCTGGGGCGGGAACATGGATACCGACAAACTTTCGGCTTACCAGACACTCTACACCTGCCTCGAAACGGTGGCTGCGCTCATGGCTCCCATTGCGCCGTTCTTTGCCGACCGTCTCTATACCGACCTGACCTCGGCCACCGGGCGTGCCGCTCAATCGGTACACCTGAGCGATTTCCCCAAAGCCGACGAATCGACCATCGACAAAGCCCTCGAAGGACGTATGCAAGACGCCCAAGACATCACCTCGATGGTATTGGCTCTGCGGCGCAAGGTAAACATCAAGGTGCGCCAGCCGCTCACAACGCTCATGATTCCTGTCCTCGATGAAAAACAGCAGAAAGACATCGAATCGATAAAAGAGCTTGTACTCAACGAGGTAAATGTCAAAGAGATGCTCTTTGCCGACAATGCGGCCGGGATCTTGGTAAAACGCGTAAAACCCGACTTCAAGAAACTGGGCCCGCGTTATGGCAAAATCATGAAACAACTGGCCGCAAATGTGGCTGCCATGTCGCAAGAAGATATTCTGAAATTTGAAAAAGAAGGAAATTTCACATTCAATATCGACGGGCAACAGGCGGTCATCGGTCTCGACGATGTGGAAATCATATCGGAAGACATTCCCGGGTGGCTGGTTGCCAATGAAGGACGTCTCACGGTGGCTCTCGACATCACGGTCACGGAAGATTTGCGACGTGAAGGCATCGCGCGTGAATTGGTCAACCGGATACAAAATATCCGCAAGTCGAGCGGATTTGACATAACCGACAAAATTCATGTGCAACTTACTCGCAATGAAGAGACTGACCCGGCTGTTGAAGAATATAAAGATTACATCGCCAAACAGGTCTTGGCCGAAAGCATCACCTTGTGCGATGCTCTCGACTCGGCCGGGGCCGAACTCGACTTCGAGACATTCTCCATACAAGCGGCTGTAATAAAAGCATGA
- a CDS encoding Nif3-like dinuclear metal center hexameric protein → MTVGDIIQVLETVAPLALQESYDNAGLLTGSRDMEAHAALVCIDITEEVIDDAISQGANLVISHHPLVFRPLKSFTGKDYIERTLIKAIKNDIAIYACHTNMDNAWNGVNFKMAEMLGLFNLSILSPLPQQLLKLVTYVPSSHADSVRQALFEAGTGTIGDYDACSYNSEGFGTFRAGESTHPYCGAIGELHQEPEMRIEMVLPRHLRARVVRTLLQVHPYEEPAFDLIAIENEWEQAGAGVVGELLCPMDEMDFLQRLKSVFKAGCVKYSSLTGKKIRQVALCGGSGSFLIPKAVAMGVDAFVTGEIKYHEFFGNDDSILLAEIGHYESEQYTKDIFCEIITKKFPTFACYYTKVETNPINYL, encoded by the coding sequence ATAACGGTCGGAGACATCATACAAGTCTTGGAAACGGTGGCACCTTTGGCGTTGCAGGAATCCTATGACAACGCCGGGTTGCTTACCGGTTCACGCGACATGGAGGCGCACGCCGCCCTTGTGTGCATCGACATTACCGAGGAGGTCATCGACGATGCCATATCCCAAGGAGCCAATTTGGTCATTTCGCATCACCCACTGGTGTTCCGTCCCCTGAAATCATTTACCGGAAAAGATTACATCGAACGCACACTCATCAAAGCCATCAAAAACGACATTGCCATCTATGCCTGCCACACCAATATGGATAATGCGTGGAATGGCGTAAACTTTAAAATGGCCGAGATGTTGGGGCTCTTCAATCTCTCGATACTCTCACCGCTTCCCCAGCAACTGTTGAAGTTGGTGACCTATGTCCCGTCGAGCCATGCCGATAGCGTGCGGCAGGCTCTCTTTGAGGCCGGAACCGGTACCATAGGCGATTATGACGCATGCAGTTACAACAGCGAAGGTTTCGGGACGTTCCGGGCCGGAGAAAGCACTCACCCTTATTGCGGCGCAATCGGTGAATTGCACCAAGAGCCTGAAATGAGGATTGAGATGGTACTTCCTCGTCATCTGCGTGCACGGGTGGTGCGCACGCTTTTGCAGGTGCACCCCTATGAAGAGCCGGCATTCGACCTCATTGCCATAGAGAACGAATGGGAACAGGCCGGTGCAGGGGTGGTGGGAGAGTTGCTCTGCCCGATGGACGAGATGGATTTTTTGCAACGATTGAAATCGGTTTTCAAGGCCGGTTGCGTAAAATATTCTTCTCTTACGGGGAAAAAGATACGACAAGTGGCATTGTGCGGAGGTTCAGGCTCATTTCTCATACCCAAGGCCGTGGCAATGGGAGTCGATGCCTTTGTGACCGGAGAAATCAAATACCATGAATTTTTCGGCAATGACGACTCCATATTATTGGCCGAAATAGGCCATTATGAAAGCGAACAGTACACAAAAGACATTTTTTGTGAGATAATAACAAAAAAATTTCCTACCTTTGCGTGCTATTATACAAAGGTTGAAACAAATCCGATAAATTATTTGTAA
- the aspS gene encoding aspartate--tRNA ligase gives MYRTKTCGELRLSDAGSVVTLAGWVQRLRKMGGMTFVDLRDRYGITQLVFNEEENAELCEQANHLGREYVIQVVGKVNERFSKNLNIPTGEIEIIVSELKVLNSALTPPFTIEDNTDGGDDIRMKYRYLDLRRSAVRKNLELRHKMTIEVRKYLDEHGFIEVETPILVGSTPEGARDFVVPSRMNPGQFYALPQSPQTLKQLLMVSGFDRYFQIAKCFRDEDLRADRQPEFTQIDCEMSFVEQDDIINLFEGMAKYLFKVIRGVELTEPFLRMPWSEAMKYYGSDKPDLRFGMKFVELMDIMKGHGFSVFDNAAYIGGICAEGAAHYTRKQLDALTDFVKKPQIGAKGMVYARVEADGTVKSSVDKFYPQEVLQEMKAAFGAKPGDLILILSGDDAMKTRKQLCELRLEMGNQLGLRDKNKFALLWVVDFPMFEWSDEENRLMAMHHPFTHPKEEDIPLLDTNPEAVRADAYDMVCNGIEVGGGSIRIHDAQLQAKMFEILGFTPERAQEQFGFLMNAFKYGAPPHGGLAYGLDRWVSIFAGLDSIRDCIAFPKNNSGRDVMLDAPSVLDPKQLDELNLKVELPQ, from the coding sequence ATGTATAGGACAAAAACATGCGGAGAATTGCGATTGAGCGATGCCGGTAGTGTCGTCACATTGGCAGGTTGGGTACAACGCCTCCGCAAGATGGGCGGTATGACATTTGTCGACCTGCGCGACCGGTATGGAATTACGCAATTGGTTTTCAACGAAGAAGAAAATGCCGAGTTGTGCGAGCAGGCCAATCATCTGGGACGGGAATATGTGATTCAGGTTGTCGGGAAAGTGAATGAACGATTCAGCAAGAATCTCAACATACCTACCGGTGAAATCGAAATCATCGTTTCGGAGTTGAAGGTGCTGAACAGTGCCTTGACACCGCCATTCACTATCGAAGACAATACCGATGGCGGTGACGACATTCGCATGAAATATCGTTACCTCGACTTGCGCCGTTCGGCTGTGCGCAAGAATCTCGAATTGCGTCACAAAATGACGATAGAGGTGCGTAAATACCTCGACGAACATGGATTTATCGAAGTGGAAACCCCGATTTTGGTAGGCTCCACCCCCGAGGGCGCCCGGGACTTTGTCGTTCCCTCCCGTATGAACCCGGGACAATTCTATGCTTTGCCCCAAAGTCCCCAAACCTTGAAACAGTTGTTGATGGTATCGGGATTTGACCGTTATTTCCAAATTGCCAAATGCTTCCGCGATGAAGATTTGAGAGCCGACCGTCAGCCCGAATTCACCCAAATCGACTGTGAAATGTCATTTGTGGAGCAAGATGACATCATCAACCTTTTCGAAGGCATGGCCAAATACCTCTTTAAAGTCATTCGCGGTGTAGAACTCACCGAACCTTTCTTGCGTATGCCTTGGTCCGAAGCCATGAAATATTATGGAAGCGACAAACCCGATTTGCGTTTCGGCATGAAGTTCGTTGAGTTGATGGACATCATGAAAGGCCACGGCTTTTCGGTCTTCGACAATGCGGCGTACATCGGTGGTATCTGTGCCGAGGGAGCCGCTCACTATACCCGCAAGCAACTCGATGCCCTTACCGACTTTGTGAAAAAGCCGCAAATTGGTGCCAAAGGAATGGTTTATGCCCGTGTCGAGGCCGACGGAACGGTAAAATCGAGCGTCGACAAGTTCTACCCGCAAGAGGTGTTGCAGGAGATGAAAGCGGCCTTCGGTGCCAAACCGGGCGATTTGATTTTGATTCTCAGCGGCGATGATGCCATGAAGACCCGCAAGCAACTTTGTGAGCTTCGTCTCGAAATGGGCAATCAACTGGGATTGCGCGACAAGAACAAATTTGCCTTGCTTTGGGTGGTTGACTTCCCCATGTTTGAGTGGAGCGACGAGGAAAATCGCCTCATGGCCATGCACCACCCCTTTACACACCCCAAAGAAGAAGACATTCCTTTGCTCGATACCAACCCCGAAGCTGTCCGTGCCGATGCCTATGACATGGTGTGCAACGGCATCGAAGTGGGAGGCGGGTCGATTCGTATCCACGATGCACAGTTGCAAGCCAAGATGTTCGAAATACTGGGCTTTACCCCCGAACGCGCACAGGAACAGTTCGGCTTCCTCATGAATGCCTTCAAATACGGTGCTCCCCCTCACGGCGGATTGGCTTATGGCCTCGACCGCTGGGTGAGCATATTTGCCGGCCTCGACAGTATTCGCGATTGCATCGCTTTCCCCAAGAACAACAGTGGCCGCGATGTGATGCTCGATGCCCCTTCGGTGCTTGATCCCAAGCAACTCGACGAGTTGAATCTCAAAGTAGAACTGCCTCAGTAA